The following coding sequences lie in one Rutidosis leptorrhynchoides isolate AG116_Rl617_1_P2 unplaced genomic scaffold, CSIRO_AGI_Rlap_v1 contig177, whole genome shotgun sequence genomic window:
- the LOC139881622 gene encoding CBS domain-containing protein CBSX3, mitochondrial-like yields the protein MQGLARAIRSCQETLKKAIPKDWHARVTASKDSIFSRFGSVSSSIDIREKGLENVTVADVLMTKGEEKTGTWLSCQSNDTVYDAVKNMAQNNIGSLVVLKPGEEQVIAGIITERDYLQKIIAQGRSSKQTRVGEIMTVENNLITVSSDTNILKAMQLMTEHHIRHVPVINRKIVGMISIVDVVQAVVQQQRGELKRLNDFIKGEYY from the exons ATGCAAGGACTAGCCCGTGCCATCCGTTCTTGCCAGGAGACTCTCAAGAAGGCTATTCCGAAAGATTGGCACGCGAGAGTAACAGCCAGCAAAGATAGCATCTTCTCTCGTTTTGGATCTGTCTCCTCCTCTATAGACATCCGCGAAAAGGGTCTCGAGAATGTGACAGTAGCTGATGTCCTAATGACAAAGGGCGAAGAAAAAACCGGGACTTGGCTGTCATGCCAGTCCAATGACACCGTTTACGATGCGGTCAAGAAT ATGGCTCAGAACAATATCGGGTCACTGGTTGTATTAAAGCCAGGAGAAGAACAAGTGATTGCAGGAATTATCACAGAAAGAG ATTATTTGCAGAAGATAATTGCACAGGGAAGGTCCTCGAAGCAGACAAGAGTTGGGGAGATCATGACTGTCGAG AATAACTTGATCACAGTTTCATCTGATACGAACATCCTCAAAGCAATGCAGCTTATGACAG AGCACCACATAAGACATGTTCCAGTTATTAACAGAAAGATAGTCGGCATGATCTCAATCGTGGATGTAGTACAAGCAGTGGTACAGCAACAGAGAGGGGAATTGAAGAGACTGAATGACTTTATAAAAGGAGAATACTATTGA
- the LOC139881619 gene encoding uncharacterized protein, producing MVENYCDWHDQLPYVFLAYQTSICTSIEATPFSLVYEMEAILPVEIEIPSLRVLSQIKLSEAEWVQQRFEQLNTIDEKRAKALYPRGKFTPNYEGLYIVRKVLPGGALILVEMDDQELPRPVNVDAIKKYYP from the exons ATGGTGGAAAATTATTGTGATTGGCATGATCAGTTACCATATGTTTTTCTTGCTTACCAAACTTCAATTTGCACTTCAATCGAGGCAACACCATTCTCATTGGTTTATGAGATGGAGGCTATATTACCCGTGGAAATAGAAATCCCTTCACTGAGAGTACTTTCTCAAATCAAGCTTTCTGAAGCTGAATGGGTTCAACAAAGATTTGAACAACTCAATACGATTGATGAAAAAAGGGCAAAAGCCTTAT ATCCTCGTGGGAAGTTTACCCCAAACTATGAAGGTCTATATATTGTAAGAAAAGTGCTACCTGGTGGGGCACTAATTCTTGTAGAAATGGATGATCAAGAATTGCCAAGACCTGTAAATGTTGATGCTATCAAGAAGTATTATCCATGA